Genomic DNA from Hordeum vulgare subsp. vulgare chromosome 2H, MorexV3_pseudomolecules_assembly, whole genome shotgun sequence:
CACTTGTCTAACCAATCTTCTTTTCGTTTTCACGGTTGCGTATTTTTTTTCTAACACGAGATTgaacctccggcctctgcatcgggtGATGCACACCAACCATATTATTATGTTATTTACTCCTTTTATCTATTAATACGAggccacttcatatttttatgtcTAGCTTTGAACACTAATTTTACCAACAAAACATGACTCATATGTCATAAAATGTATGTCACTGGATGCACATTTGAAAGAACTTTTCAATAATCTATTTTTTATGAATTATATCCCATATTTTATTGAGCAAAATTATAAATCAAAGCTTGACACGAAAAACGAAATGGCCTTGTATACAAATATGAAGAAAGTAACAATGCTTTACAAGTTAAAACATATATCCTTATGAATCCCAATCTATGCCATAAATGATACTTCATCTACAAAACTGATGATAATGGTGCTTATGATCAGGGTTGCTTGGCTGACATCACTCCTACACATACCATCTAAACTCGAAGCACCGGTCCAGCAGACCCTTAACGCACACATCATACACGCATTTCAGAAGTCGCCACCGTCATCTTTCACGAACCCATTTTCGGTGTAGGGATCAATGAAATGGTCTTATTAGGCCTGTCGTCGATGTACCACGACGCCATATAATGCCACTGTCATGCGCTCGTCCATCATCAAGAGTTTGCTGCCAAGACCCACCTACACCACGCCATCGAGACTCGTCGACTTCGACTCAGAAGACCACACCGCTCCACCTTAGGACCCCTCGACCAACACTCCAAAAAAGTTGATGCCCCATGAGGGAAAAACGGCGCCGTGCCACCATCATCCAATCCGGGAGACCCATATCAAAGTGAGCGGTTAGACGACAACTGCAGTAATGATGCCTCCGACAAGAAGATGATGTAAATACACCGCCATCGTCCATAAACACTGAAGTCAACACAGTTTTCAACAGCGGCCGCACCTCCCTGTACGCACAACTGGTTTCCGATCCACAAACCTAGGAGGGTTGTGGATCTCCCACATCAAGTGTTGTTGAGGCCGGAGACTGCTCTGACCACGACGCACCTCCGGAGGACAACATGCAAAAGAACAAACTTAAAAAAGTATGATCTCAGGTGGTCAGAAAGTGGAACCATTCAACACATTATGGTATGAGACTCATCGGCTTACAAGTTTGGATACCAAATCACTCCTTCACTCTTATACCCCTTGGGAAAGACGATTGCTAACATAGAAATAAAAAAGCTATTGTCTAACTCAAAAATGAGACCAACATTGTTGGCACCATCGCTAAGTCGGGTTGAGCCTCGAGGCTACAACATCGGTGAAAAGAAAGCCCTCCTTTTGAAGGCTAggttttttcctttgcctttcaTTCTTTTCCCAGGAGAGGCTTTATGATTTTTTAAGGGCGGCTTTATGATATCTTCTCATGGAGTAAAACATATATGCCTCCTTTGGTTTACGTAAATTTTGTACGAATTCTAAGTACTAGCATTTTTGTAGGAAAAATTTCTTTGGAGCTCTTTGGTTTGTAGGAATGAATTTATATTCTTACGTAAGATAGGAACCAATGCTTCACATTTGAAATGATTCGAATGACATTACTATCATATGAACCAAAGGAGACTATAGTAGATGGCTAGACGTGTAGCAAGTGCCTGTTTTTTTAGTAGAGTCCAATTCCTCAATCTGttaattaagaaaaataaaattacCCTCATCAGTTTGTACAAATCAATGACATGGAACATGGCATGACACTAGGCAGCAATGCAAAATGCGCACACACACACGCCAAAAAGACCACAATCGAGTCTAATAACTAGCTCTCTTCTAACCAATAACTCCAGATTGTGGCTGCACGATCCCCATATCGGTATATGCCAGACACCCGATCATGCTTGTTGAAGACCAGACCTCTAATTTTGATGTCAAGCTATGGAAGAGAAAAATAGAAGTTTTCATGTAACAAAACCCCAGTTACCACCCAAGTCGCCTATCCTCGGATAGAGCCTATTTCGAATAACATGGTGTATAGTTGCACCCCCACCCCCGTTGTGCCCGCCCCGCTGTCACTAGTTAGAACGGACGAATGCGAGGCAGGGCATCGTTATTTTTCCCTGTTATtcttctattatttttcttcccACACCATAGCCAGGAAAAGTCAAAAGAGAAAGAAGTCCAATAAATCTTTTAACGCTCGTTCCAAGTTGGGAGTACATTTTTGCTAGGCCAGGGTGCCAAATTTTCCTTAATTTCAGTCTCTTGTTTCCCATATTTCCCCTTTTTCCCAGTTTCTTCTGATTTGGTGTTTCTTTCACTTTGTTATCCTTTCCAATTAATATTTCCCTAAAATACTGAATACTATGTTAGAAAAATCCACGAATATTTATTTAGACAATAAAGGAATATGTTTTGAAATTCATGACTATTTTCATAAATTCACgatttttaaaattcatgaacattttgtaAAATATTATTAATGTTTTGTGAATATTGAGAAAATCATAAGAATTTTGCAATTTACATATATATACGAACCACgaataaatagaaaataaaaaaaacaaaataattttttgAGACATagaaccaaaataaataaatatagaaCTCGGGCACCATAGTGGGTCGGCCGAAGAGCGCTGTGGACATTGTGGCTTCTTCAGCACCACTATAGTGGGTCGGGCCGATGCGCTTGCCGACGATGGGCTACTCATGTACGCACAGGTATAACCCAGCTCGGTTCAAAGGCCTAGGTTAAGCTCGAGAAGTTTCCTCTTTTAAAACAAGCAAATCCCTACTTCTGCTATTTCTGGAAGTAAATAATTCGAATTACGCACCTATTTATAGCAAGAAATCAACGTCCATTAAACCCTGCCATTTTGCTCCTATTTATCTCGATGACGGTCTTGTACATATATACCATCCACATACAACTCCATTTGCTGCGAACACAAACATCGAAAACCATGGGGCCTTCACGAGCTCTCCCTTGcctcgtcctcctcttcctcctctccatgTCCAGCGCTTCCGTTTTAGAAGACACGTGCAAGTCCTTCGGCGCCGGCAACCCGGACATCGGCTACGACTACTGCATCAAGTTCTTCCAGGCCAGCAAGGACAGCGCCACCGCCGACAAGCGTGGCCTGGCCGTCATCGCGTCGAAGCTCGCCGGAGCGGCAGCCAAGAGCATCGGCAAGCGCATCCAGGCCCTCAAGGCCTCGGAGAAGGACAAGCACATCCTGTCGGGCCTCAACGACTGCGGCGATCTGTACTCGCAAGACGTGGACTTGCTCGACGTGGCGGCGAAAGGCCTCGCGGCGGGCACACCGCGAGGCAAGCAGGACGCGGCGGCGAACCTCAGCGGCGCGCTGGTCGGCCCCCAAACCTGCGAGGACGGCTTCAGCGAATTGGGCGTCAAGTCGCCGCTCGCAGCCGAGGACTCCGAGTTCACTAAGGATGTCTCCATCGCGCTCGTCATAACGAACTCCCTATAACTGGCTTCATTATAAGTGCATCGTTTCAAATCACCCCTTCATATGAGTGCACTTTTTGTTGGAATTACCGTGTGTGGTCGATTTGAAACAGAAATAATTTAATTAATGACGCCCAATCTGCTATGAGCATGGCGATCATGGCCTCATGgggaatttttttttctgtttgagATTTGCTTATACCGCACTCTCCGCGTGGTATGGCCTTCTGGGGATATTCGTGCATTCATAATTTGCGTGTTGATACGCAATATAGGATGTCTACGGAATGAGACACGCCCTATTTTAATTTCGGGTGCAGCCTGCCCGTTGAGTACTAGTACTATtttctacttcctccgtttctaaatataagtcttttaatcgATTTCAC
This window encodes:
- the LOC123430824 gene encoding putative invertase inhibitor; translated protein: MGPSRALPCLVLLFLLSMSSASVLEDTCKSFGAGNPDIGYDYCIKFFQASKDSATADKRGLAVIASKLAGAAAKSIGKRIQALKASEKDKHILSGLNDCGDLYSQDVDLLDVAAKGLAAGTPRGKQDAAANLSGALVGPQTCEDGFSELGVKSPLAAEDSEFTKDVSIALVITNSL